A stretch of Brassica napus cultivar Da-Ae chromosome C6, Da-Ae, whole genome shotgun sequence DNA encodes these proteins:
- the BNAC06G36960D gene encoding uncharacterized protein BNAC06G36960D, which yields MYVTRRISDVDRRLLLVLAIPCLSLLLLLSLSTLNLDPPPTLAPLRNLIYTHTLTATAENTGSDPRDVTPAEEIENSRCGKREELVKSKMAVCLVGGARRFELTGPSIIEKILRVYPNADLFLNSPLDHNSFKLRLLKDSPRLAWVRIFEPTPINETESMVRVLTPMNSPNGIKGLLQYFNLVEGCLTMIKAYQNKNNFTYDWIVRTRVDGYWSDTLDPDYFIPGQYLVPPGSSYGGLNDRFGVGDLNTSTVALSRLSLIPDLDSAGLTSLNSESAFKAQLSTHRVPYVTKPLPFCIMTDRTYEFPPSSYGVPVAALSSRGPLNGAKCRPCTVACSGSCVGEVMGKLNKEWSWTEWENGTLKLCDAHGEWEEGWEKIFDGVAGEELARARKRVGSLDARRCVEEFEEMRGMVAKWEAPASEQICMLGLKPK from the exons ATGTACGTTACCAGGAGAATCTCCGACGTTGATCGCCGTCTTCTCCTCGTCCTCGCAATCCCTTGTCTCTCCCTCCTCCTCTTACTCTCTCTATCCACACTCAATCTTGATCCTCCTCCCACTCTCGCGCCTCTCCGTAACCTAATCTACACTCATACCCTAACCGCCACCGCCGAAAACACCGGTTCCGACCCTCGCGACGTAACTCCGGCGGAGGAGATTGAAAACTCACGGTGTGGGAAGAGGGAGGAGTTGGTGAAGTCGAAGATGGCGGTGTGTTTGGTTGGAGGAGCGAGGCGGTTCGAGTTAACCGGACCGTCGATCATTGAGAAGATCCTTAGGGTTTATCCTAATGCTGATTTGTTTCTCAATAGTCCTCTTGATCATAACTCTTTCAAGCTACGGTTGCTCAAAGACTCGCCGAGGCTCGCGTGGGTTCGTATCTTCGAGCCTACGCCGATCAACGAGACTGAGTCTATGGTTCGAGTTCTCACACCCATGAATTCGCCTAATGGCATTAAG GGCTTATTACAATACTTCAATCTCGTAGAAGGATGCCTCACGATGATAAAGGCATACCAAAACAAGAACAATTTCACATACGACTGGATAGTCCGGACCCGAGTCGACGGTTACTGGTCTGACACACTCGACCCTGACTACTTCATACCGGGTCAGTACCTAGTCCCACCTGGATCCTCCTACGGTGGCCTCAACGACCGCTTTGGCGTCGGCGATCTCAACACCTCAACGGTGGCTCTCTCTCGCCTCTCACTCATCCCCGACCTCGACTCGGCCGGTTTAACTAGCCTCAACTCCGAGTCCGCCTTCAAGGCCCAGCTCTCAACTCACCGTGTCCCTTACGTAACCAAACCTCTCCCTTTCTGCATCATGACCGACCGAACCTACGAGTTCCCTCCGTCTAGCTACGGAGTTCCCGTGGCTGCACTATCTAGCCGCGGACCATTGAACGGTGCCAAGTGCCGTCCGTGCACGGTCGCGTGCAGCGGCTCTTGCGTGGGGGAAGTAATGGGAAAGCTTAACAAAGAGTGGAGCTGGACGGAGTGGGAGAACGGGACGTTGAAGCTCTGCGACGCACATGGAGAGTGGGAGGAAGGTTGGGAGAAGATATTTGACGGAGTCGCCGGCGAAGAACTCGCACGTGCGAGGAAGCGAGTGGGAAGTTTGGATGCGAGGAGATGTGTGGAAGAGTTTGAAGAGATGAGAGGAATGGTCGCTAAATGGGAAGCTCCCGCCTCCGAACAGATCTGCATGTTGGGCCTGAAGCCCAAATAG
- the LOC106406305 gene encoding WD repeat-containing protein DWA2, with product MQGGSSGIGYGLKYQARCISDVKADTDHTSFLTGTLSLKEENEVHLLRLSSGGSELVCEGLFSHPNEIWDLASCPFDQRIFSTVFSSGESFGAAIWQIPEPYGQSNSSTLDCVASLDAHVGKINCVLWCPSGKSDKLISMDEQNLVLWSLDSSKKIAEVVSKETAGMRHSLSGGAWNPHDVNSMAATSESSIQFWDLRTMKNVNSIERAHVRNVDYNTKREHILVTADDESGIHIWDLRKAKVPVQELPGHTHWTWAVRCNPEYEELILSVGTDSAVNLWFASASSENQASERSAEASRQRVNPLLNSYTDYEDSVYGLAWSSREPWIFASLSYDGRVVIESVKPFLPRR from the exons ATGCAAGGAGGATCATCTGGTATCGGTTACGGTTTAAAGTATCAG GCGAGATGTATATCGGATGTGAAAGCAGACACGGATCACACCAGCTTCCTCACTGGAACACTAAGCCTCAAAGAAGAGAACGAG GTTCATCTGCTTCGTCTGTCATCTGGTGGATCTGAGCTGGTGTGCGAGGGTTTGTTTTCGCATCCTAATGAGATTTGGGACCTTGCTTCTTGCCCTTTTGATCAACGCATCTTCTCTACTGTCTTCTCCTCCG GCGAGTCATTTGGAGCAGCGATATGGCAGATTCCTGAGCCGTACGGTCAGTCAAATTCATCAACTTTGGACTGTGTTGCCTCCCTTGATGCACATGTTGGTAAGATCAATTG CGTTCTTTGGTGTCCCTCTGGAAAATCGGACAAGCTAATCAGCATGGACGAGCAGAACCTTGTGTTGTGGAGTTTAGACTCTTCGAAGAAAATTGCTGAGGTGGTATCTAAGGAGACGGCTGGTATGCGGCATTCTTTATCTGGTGGAGCGTGGAATCCACATGATGTGAATTCTATGGCAGCGACTTCTGAATCATCTATCCAGTTCTGGGACTTAAGGACTATGAA GAATGTTAATTCAATTGAACGTGCTCATGTACGTAATGTTGATTACAACACCAAGAGAGAACATATACTT GTCACTGCAGATGATGAATCTGGCATACATATCTGGGATCTTCGGAAAGCTAAGGTTCCTGTGCAAGAGCTCCCTGGTCATACACACTG GACATGGGCTGTCAGATGTAACCCTGAGTATGAAGAGCTAATTCTG AGCGTTGGAACAGACTCAGCTGTAAACTTGTGGTTTGCTTCGGCATCTAGTGAGAATCAAGCCTCAGAAAG GTCGGCAGAAGCATCGCGTCAGCGTGTGAATCCGTTGCTAAATTCTTATACAGACTACGAAGACAGTGTGTATG GCCTCGCTTGGAGCTCTCGCGAGCCTTGGATTTTTGCATCATTGTCATATGACGGCAGG GTTGTGATCGAATCCGTCAAGCCTTTCTTACCGAGAAGATAG
- the BNAC06G36980D gene encoding O-fucosyltransferase 16 isoform X1, producing the protein MSFQRRRYPYYNRLRRLLPLVFAVSLSLLVLFAFLSFLAPHPGDSDRLPPRVRHTSQINIGGGSGSDSIKSAAFRVPRDGGRSDRDVWRSRNAEFFCGCSNASTKFPNSKAVTRNDRYLAIATSGGLNQQRTGIVDAVVAARILNATLVVPKLDQKSYWKDASDFSHIFDVDWFVSFLSDDVRVVKQLPQKGGRPWSPSRMRVPRKCNERCYINRVLPVLHKRHAVQLNKFDYRLSNKLSDELQKLRCRVNYHALKFTDPILKMGNELVRRMRLRSKHFIALHLRFEPDMLAFSGCYYGGGDKERRELAAIRRRWKTLHINNPEKQRRQGRCPLTPEEVGLMLRALGYGSDVHIYVASGEVYGGEESLAPLKALFPHFYSKDTIATKEELEPFASYSSRMAALDFLVCDESDVFVTNNNGNMAKILAGRRRYFGHKPTVRPNAKKLYRLFLNKENTTWEEFTSRVRSFQRGFMGEPKEVRAGRGEFHENPSTCICEDTEAKAKAQIESRKLGKKNKSTNKDTAAAVVTVPNDGQSEEDEPDWSEPDYEEEQSDLQDRGLYNGTSLDYDDPSTSDEPELEEMLSD; encoded by the exons ATGAGTTTCCAGCGGCGGCGCTACCCTTACTACAACCGTCTCCGCCGCCTCCTCCCTCTCGTCTTCGCCGTCTCCTTGTCTCTCCTCGTCCTCTTCGCCTTCCTCTCATTCCTCGCTCCCCATCCTGGAGATTCCGATCGCCTCCCACCTCGCGTTCGCCACACATct CAGATCAACATTGGAGGAGGCAGTGGCAGTGATTCGATCAAATCAGCAGCTTTCCGAGTCCCG AGAGATGGAGGCAGATCAGATCGTGATGTCTGGCGTTCACGAAACGCTGAGTTCTTCTGCGGATGCAGCAATGCTAGCACCAAGTTCCCAA ATTCGAAAGCAGTGACGAGAAATGATCGATACTTGGCAATCGCCACCAGTGGTGGCTTGAACCAACAACGAACTGGA ATTGTAGATGCTGTTGTTGCGGCAAGGATTCTAAACGCCACTCTTGTGGTTCCAAAGTTAGACCAGAAGTCTTACTGGAAGGATGCCAG TGACTTCTCGCATATCTTTGATGTTGATTGGTTTGTGTCGTTTCTGTCTGACGACGTTAGAGTTGTAAAGCAGCTTCCGCAGAAAGGAGGGAGACCATGGAGTCCAAGTAGAATGCGTGTCCCACGGAAATGTAACGAGAGATGCTATATTAATCGGGTTCTACCTGTTCTTCACAAAAGGCAT GCAGTTCAACTGAATAAGTTTGATTATAGACTTTCAAACAAGTTGAGCGACGAGTTGCAGAAGCTAAGATGTAGAGTAAATTACCATGCTCTTAAGTTCACTGATCCGATACTTAAAATGGGTAATGAATTGGTCCGGCGCATGCGACTGAGGAGCAAACACTTCATCGCTTTACATCTAAG GTTTGAGCCTGACATGCTTGCTTTCTCTGGATGCTATTACGGTGGTGGTGATAAAGAAAGGAGAGAGCTTGCAGCAATCAGAAGAAGATGGAAAACATTACAT ATTAACAACCCGGAGAAGCAAAGGCGACAAGGAAGGTGTCCACTCACTCCAGAAGAAGTCGGACTAATGCTCAGAGCTTTGGGATACGGCAGTGATGTTCATATATACGTCGCGTCTGGTGAAGTATACGGAGGAGAAGAGTCTTTGGCTCCTCTGAAAGCACTCTTTCCACACTTTTACTCAAAAGACACTATCGCTACAAAGGAAGAGCTAGAGCCTTTTGCTTCATACTCTTCGAGAATGGCTGCGCTAGACTTCCTCGTGTGTGATGAGAGCGACGTGTTTGTAACCAACAACAATGGCAATATGGCTAAAATATTGGCTGGGAGGAG GAGATACTTTGGACATAAGCCCACGGTTAGACCAAACGCAAAGAAGCTTTACAGGCTGTTCCTGAACAAAGAGAACACGACTTGGGAGGAGTTTACCTCTAGGGTCCGTTCGTTTCAGAGAGGGTTCATGGGAGAGCCAAAGGAAGTAAGAGCTGGAAGAGGCGAGTTTCACGAGAACCCTTCCACGTGCATATGCGAAGACACAGAGGCCAAGGCAAAGGCGCAAATAGAATCTAGAAAGCttggaaagaaaaacaaatcgaCAAATAAAGACACAGCAGCAGCAGTAGTAACAGTACCTAATGATGGTCAAAGTGAAGAGGATGAGCCGGATTGGTCGGAGCCAGACTATGAGGAAGAGCAAAGTGATCTTCAAGACAGAGGATTGTACAATGGGACGAGTTTAGACTACGATGATCCATCTACCTCTGATGAGCCAGAGCTTGAAGAAATGCTATCAGACTAG
- the BNAC06G36980D gene encoding O-fucosyltransferase 16 isoform X2 has protein sequence MSFQRRRYPYYNRLRRLLPLVFAVSLSLLVLFAFLSFLAPHPGDSDRLPPRVRHTSINIGGGSGSDSIKSAAFRVPRDGGRSDRDVWRSRNAEFFCGCSNASTKFPNSKAVTRNDRYLAIATSGGLNQQRTGIVDAVVAARILNATLVVPKLDQKSYWKDASDFSHIFDVDWFVSFLSDDVRVVKQLPQKGGRPWSPSRMRVPRKCNERCYINRVLPVLHKRHAVQLNKFDYRLSNKLSDELQKLRCRVNYHALKFTDPILKMGNELVRRMRLRSKHFIALHLRFEPDMLAFSGCYYGGGDKERRELAAIRRRWKTLHINNPEKQRRQGRCPLTPEEVGLMLRALGYGSDVHIYVASGEVYGGEESLAPLKALFPHFYSKDTIATKEELEPFASYSSRMAALDFLVCDESDVFVTNNNGNMAKILAGRRRYFGHKPTVRPNAKKLYRLFLNKENTTWEEFTSRVRSFQRGFMGEPKEVRAGRGEFHENPSTCICEDTEAKAKAQIESRKLGKKNKSTNKDTAAAVVTVPNDGQSEEDEPDWSEPDYEEEQSDLQDRGLYNGTSLDYDDPSTSDEPELEEMLSD, from the exons ATGAGTTTCCAGCGGCGGCGCTACCCTTACTACAACCGTCTCCGCCGCCTCCTCCCTCTCGTCTTCGCCGTCTCCTTGTCTCTCCTCGTCCTCTTCGCCTTCCTCTCATTCCTCGCTCCCCATCCTGGAGATTCCGATCGCCTCCCACCTCGCGTTCGCCACACATct ATCAACATTGGAGGAGGCAGTGGCAGTGATTCGATCAAATCAGCAGCTTTCCGAGTCCCG AGAGATGGAGGCAGATCAGATCGTGATGTCTGGCGTTCACGAAACGCTGAGTTCTTCTGCGGATGCAGCAATGCTAGCACCAAGTTCCCAA ATTCGAAAGCAGTGACGAGAAATGATCGATACTTGGCAATCGCCACCAGTGGTGGCTTGAACCAACAACGAACTGGA ATTGTAGATGCTGTTGTTGCGGCAAGGATTCTAAACGCCACTCTTGTGGTTCCAAAGTTAGACCAGAAGTCTTACTGGAAGGATGCCAG TGACTTCTCGCATATCTTTGATGTTGATTGGTTTGTGTCGTTTCTGTCTGACGACGTTAGAGTTGTAAAGCAGCTTCCGCAGAAAGGAGGGAGACCATGGAGTCCAAGTAGAATGCGTGTCCCACGGAAATGTAACGAGAGATGCTATATTAATCGGGTTCTACCTGTTCTTCACAAAAGGCAT GCAGTTCAACTGAATAAGTTTGATTATAGACTTTCAAACAAGTTGAGCGACGAGTTGCAGAAGCTAAGATGTAGAGTAAATTACCATGCTCTTAAGTTCACTGATCCGATACTTAAAATGGGTAATGAATTGGTCCGGCGCATGCGACTGAGGAGCAAACACTTCATCGCTTTACATCTAAG GTTTGAGCCTGACATGCTTGCTTTCTCTGGATGCTATTACGGTGGTGGTGATAAAGAAAGGAGAGAGCTTGCAGCAATCAGAAGAAGATGGAAAACATTACAT ATTAACAACCCGGAGAAGCAAAGGCGACAAGGAAGGTGTCCACTCACTCCAGAAGAAGTCGGACTAATGCTCAGAGCTTTGGGATACGGCAGTGATGTTCATATATACGTCGCGTCTGGTGAAGTATACGGAGGAGAAGAGTCTTTGGCTCCTCTGAAAGCACTCTTTCCACACTTTTACTCAAAAGACACTATCGCTACAAAGGAAGAGCTAGAGCCTTTTGCTTCATACTCTTCGAGAATGGCTGCGCTAGACTTCCTCGTGTGTGATGAGAGCGACGTGTTTGTAACCAACAACAATGGCAATATGGCTAAAATATTGGCTGGGAGGAG GAGATACTTTGGACATAAGCCCACGGTTAGACCAAACGCAAAGAAGCTTTACAGGCTGTTCCTGAACAAAGAGAACACGACTTGGGAGGAGTTTACCTCTAGGGTCCGTTCGTTTCAGAGAGGGTTCATGGGAGAGCCAAAGGAAGTAAGAGCTGGAAGAGGCGAGTTTCACGAGAACCCTTCCACGTGCATATGCGAAGACACAGAGGCCAAGGCAAAGGCGCAAATAGAATCTAGAAAGCttggaaagaaaaacaaatcgaCAAATAAAGACACAGCAGCAGCAGTAGTAACAGTACCTAATGATGGTCAAAGTGAAGAGGATGAGCCGGATTGGTCGGAGCCAGACTATGAGGAAGAGCAAAGTGATCTTCAAGACAGAGGATTGTACAATGGGACGAGTTTAGACTACGATGATCCATCTACCTCTGATGAGCCAGAGCTTGAAGAAATGCTATCAGACTAG
- the LOC106402420 gene encoding pentatricopeptide repeat-containing protein At1g76280-like: protein MYRALWRSPLRFIVSSSSSSKFRPTLSRELGRSGIDNGGSGGCSCSRSVTTLIGNEFIQCQDESTRKVLQEKIIDALRSGERPGASALLSKLIHGNNPLSADDFHGVLKYCARSPDPVFVMETYSAMCKNEINLDSRSLLFIVQALCNGGHLDKASEFIQALGGNDSISPLLPVYNYFLGACVKTRNGNYASRCLELMDQRRVGKNEITYAALLKLAVLQRNLPSVNEILKHYVDHYSLSILSLRKFIWSFTRLGDLKSAYELLQHMVALASRGELFVKFKSGKLHSTRLDIPIPSSTQTRSEKVALGGVNDHTVSLMVDAHGKSNGIESSNVVLPKGQSNNIPATRILRWSFNDVIHACGQSKNSELAEQLMLQMQNLGLVPSSHTYDGFIRAVAFPGAYEYGMTLLKVMQQQNLKPYNSTLATVSAYCSKAFQVDLAEHLLDQVSECSYAYPFNNLLAACDSLDQPERAVRVLARMKQLNLRPDMRTYELLFSLFGNVNAPYEEGNMLSQVDCCKRINAIEMDMVRNGLQHSPISTRNVLRALGAEGMVNEMIRRLQRAENMYLETPTYNIVLQSLLEANETNMVIKIFKGMKACGYPADAATYNIMIDCCSIIHSYKSACALVSMMIRDGFSPKAVTFTALMKILLNDESFEEALNLLDQAASEGIHLDVLSYNTVLRKAFEKGMIDVVEYIVEQMRREKVNPDPSTCHFVFNCYVEKGYHTTGIEALNVLSLRMLGGEVKESLQEKKTELEESFVTSEDPEAETKIIELFRDSREHLAAALLNLRWCSMLGVRVIWSEEQSPWAKGLSNKYG from the exons ATGTACAGAGCTCT ATGGCGTTCTCCATTGAGATTTATCGTGAGCTCCTCCTCGTCGTCTAAGTTTAGACCAACCTTATCTCGG GAACTGGGAAGAAGTGGAATTGATAATGGTGGCTCTGGTGGTTGTTCTTGTTCTCGTAGTGTCACGACATTGATAG GTAATGAATTTATTCAATGCCAAGATGAGTCAACGAGGAAGGTTTTACAAGAGAAGATTATTGACGCACTTCGCTCTGGAGAGAGGCCTGGAGCTTCTGCTCTACTTTCAAAGCTAATACATGGAAACAATCCACTTAGTGCCGATGATTTTCACGGCGTTCTTAAGTATTGTGCCCGATCACCTGACCCTGTG TTTGTCATGGAGACTTACAGTGCAATGTGTAAGAATGAAATCAATCTTGACAGCAGATCTTTGTTGTTCATAGTACAAGCTCTTTGTAATGGGGGACACTTGGATAAG GCGTCAGAGTTTATTCAGGCTTTAGGGGGAAATGATAGCATCTCTCCTCTTTTGCCTGtgtataactattttcttgGAGCCTGTGTCAAAACGAGAAACGGGAATTACGCTAGTAGATGTTTGGAGTTGATGGATCAAAGGAGAGTAGGGAAGAATGAGATAACATATGCAGCACTTCTCAAG ctTGCAGTTCTTCAGCGCAATCTACCGTCTGTCAATGAAATACTGAAGCACTATGTGGACCACTATAGTCTGAGTATACTCTCGCTCAGAAAATTCATATGGTCCTTTACGAGGTTGGGTGATTTGAAATCAGCTTATGAATTACTGCAACACATGGTGGCTCTAGCTTCAAGAGGAGAGCTCTTTGTCAAATTCAAAAGCGGAAAATTGCACTCCACGAGACTAGATATCCCTATACCATCAAGTACTCAGACGAGATCAGAGAAAGTTGCTTTAGGAGGAGTAAATGATCACACGGTTTCTCTAATGGTGGATGCTCATGGAAAGAGCAATGGCATTGAGTCTTCTAACGTGGTTTTGCCGAAAGGTCAGAGTAACAACATCCCTGCAACTAGGATCCTCAGGTGGTCGTTCAACGATGTGATTCACGCATGTGGACAATCTAAAAACTCTGAGCTAGCGGAGCAGCTGATGCTTCAGATGCAGAATCTTGGGTTGGTACCGTCGAGTCACACGTATGATGGTTTCATTAGAGCTGTTGCGTTTCCAGGAGCATACGAATATGGGATGACACTG TTGAAAGTAATGCAGCAGCAGAATCTGAAACCATATAACTCAACTCTCGCTACGGTTTCAGCGTATTGCAGTAAGGCCTTTCAAGTTGATTTAGCTGAACATCTACTGGATCAAGTGTCTGAGTGCTCGTATGCGTATCCTTTCAATAATCTTCTTGCTGCGTGTGACTCCTTG GACCAACCAGAGCGTGCTGTCCGAGTATTGGCTAGGATGAAACAGCTGAATCTGCGTCCTGACATGAGGACTTATGAACTGCTCTTTTCATTATTTGGTAATGTGAATGCACCGTATGAAGAAGGCAACATGCTGTCACAAGTGGACTGTTGCAAAAGAATAAACGCTATAGAAATGGATATGGTGAGAAATGGTCTTCAGCACAGTCCTATCTCAACTCGGAACGTG CTGAGAGCCCTCGGAGCTGAAGGTATGGTGAACGAGATGATCCGGCGCCTGCAAAGAGCTGAGAATATGTATCTAGAGACGCCTACATACAACATAGTGCTTCAATCACTTCTTGAGGCAAATGAA ACTAACATGGTGATCAAAATATTCAAAGGGATGAAAGCATGTGGCTACCCTGCAGACGCCGCTACCTACAACATAATGATTGATTGTTGCAGCATCATTCATTCTTACAAATCAGCTTGTGCCTTAGTCTCCATGATGATCCGTGACGGGTTTTCTCCAAAAGCGGTCACGTTTACTGCTCTAATGAAGATTTTGTTGAACGATGAGAGTTTCGAGGAGGCGCTCAATCTCTTGGACCAAGCTGCATCGGAAGGGATACACCTCGATGTCTTATCATACAACACCGTTCTGCGTAAAGCGTTTGAGAAGGGAATGATCGACGTGGTTGAGTACATAGTGGAGCAAATGCGCAGAGAGAAAGTGAATCCAGACCCATCGACATGCCATTTTGTATTCAACTGTTACGTGGAGAAAGGGTATCACACGACGGGGATAGAAGCGTTGAATGTTCTGAGCCTAAGAATGCTCGGCGGAGAAGTgaaagagagtcttcaggagAAGAAGACAGAGCTTGAGGAAAGTTTTGTCACGAGTGAAGACCCTGAAGCTGAGACGAAGATTATTGAGCTGTTTAGAGACTCGCGGGAGCATCTTGCAGCTGCGCTTTTGAATCTAAGGTGGTGCTCGATGCTCGGGGTGAGGGTTATATGGTCGGAAGAGCAAAGTCCATGGGCTAAAGGACTATCTAACAAGTATGGTTAG
- the LOC106405416 gene encoding protein indeterminate-domain 6, chloroplastic-like: protein MSSPRSSTSSSSPPSSLPNGVTTGANNPNREEPTVTSTQQPNSDATTGPNNPNREEPAVTSTQQPNSDATTGANNPNREEPAVTSTRQPNPVAVPSPHRCHDPNAEVVALRPRTFLAAGICELCGKEFTQEQIRDF from the coding sequence ATGTCTTCACCGCGAAGCTCAACTTCATCATCCTCCCCTCCGTCTTCCCTCCCCAACGGCGTCACCACTGGAGCAAACAACCCTAACCGTGAAGAGCCTACGGTGACGTCGACCCAACAACCCAACTCCGACGCCACCACTGGACCAAACAACCCTAACCGTGAAGAGCCTGCGGTGACGTCGACCCAACAACCCAACTCCGACGCCACCACTGGAGCAAACAACCCTAACCGTGAAGAGCCTGCGGTGACGTCGACCCGACAACCCAACCCCGTTGCTGTTCCGTCGCCCCACCGTTGCCACGACCCAAATGCTGAAGTGGTAGCGTTACGTCCAAGGACGTTCTTAGCGGCGGGCATATGCGAATTGTGCGGCAAAGAATTTACACAAGAACAGATTCGAGACTTTTAA